A window of the Halichoerus grypus chromosome 2, mHalGry1.hap1.1, whole genome shotgun sequence genome harbors these coding sequences:
- the ARRDC3 gene encoding arrestin domain-containing protein 3 isoform X2: MVVPKAAIYQTQAFYAKGKMKEVKQLVANLRGESLSSGKTDTWNGKLLKIPPVSPSILDCSIIRVEYSLMVYVDIPGAMDLFLNLPLVIGTIPLHPFGSRTSSVSSQCSMNMNWLGLSLRERPEAPPSYAEVVTEEQRRNNLAPVSACDDFERALQGPLFAYIQEFRFLPPPLYSEIDPNPDQSADDRPSCPSR; encoded by the exons ATGGTAGTGCCAAAGGCAGCCATTTACCAAACACAGGCCTTCTATGccaaagggaaaatgaaggaagTAAAACAGCTTGTGGCTAACTTGCGTGGGGAATCCTTATCATCTGGAAAGACAGATACGTGGAATGGAAAGTTGCTGAAAATTCCACCAGTTTCTCCCTCTATCCTCGACTGTAGCATAATTCGTGTGGAATATTCACTAATG GTATATGTGGATATTCCTGGAGCtatggatttatttcttaatttgccCCTTGTCATTGGTACCATTCCTCTACACCCGTTTGGTAGCAGAACCTCAAGTGTAAGCAGTCAGTGTAGCATGAATATGAACTGGCTTGGTTTATCCCTACGTGAAAGACCTGAAG CACCACCCAGCTATGCAGAAGTGGTAACAGAGGAACAAAGGCGGAACAATCTTGCACCAGTGAGTGCTTGTGATGACTTTGAGAGAGCGCTTCAAGGACCACTGTTTGCATATATCCAGGAGTTTCGGTTCTTGCCTCCACCTCTTTATTCAGAA attgatcCAAATCCTGATCAGTCAGCAGATGATAGACCATCCTGCCCCTCTCGTTGA
- the ARRDC3 gene encoding arrestin domain-containing protein 3 isoform X1, which produces MVLGKVKSLTISFDCLNDSNVPVYSSGDTVSGRVNLEVTGEIRVKSLKIHARGHAKVRWTESRNAGSNTAYTQNYTEEVEYFNHKDILIGHERDDDNSEEGFNTIHSGRHEYAFSFELPQTPLATSFEGRHGSVRYWVKAELHRPWLLPVKLKKEFTVFEHIDINTPSLLSPQAGTKEKTLCCWFCTSGPISLSAKIERKGYTPGESIQIFAEIENCSSRMVVPKAAIYQTQAFYAKGKMKEVKQLVANLRGESLSSGKTDTWNGKLLKIPPVSPSILDCSIIRVEYSLMVYVDIPGAMDLFLNLPLVIGTIPLHPFGSRTSSVSSQCSMNMNWLGLSLRERPEAPPSYAEVVTEEQRRNNLAPVSACDDFERALQGPLFAYIQEFRFLPPPLYSEIDPNPDQSADDRPSCPSR; this is translated from the exons ATGGTGCTGGGAAAGGTGAAGAGTTTGACAATAAGCTTTGACTGTCTTAATGACAGCAATGTCCCTGTGTATTCTAGTGGGGATACAGTCTCAGGAAGGGTGAATTTAGAAGTTACTGGGGAAATCAGagtaaaatctcttaaaattcaTGCAAGAGGACATGCGAAAGTACGCTGGACCGAATCAAGAAACGCCGGCTCCAATACTGCCTATACACAGAATTACACTGAAGAAGTAGAATATTTCAACCATAAAGACATCTTAATTGGACACGAAAGAg ATGATGATAATTCAGAAGAAGGCTTCAACACTATTCATTCAGGAAGGCATGAATATGCATTCAGCTTCGAGCTTCCACAGAC ACCACTTGCTACCTCATTCGAAGGCCGACATGGCAGTGTGCGCTATTGGGTGAAAGCCGAATTGCACAGGCCTTGGCTTCTACCAGTAAAATTAAAGAAGGAATTTACAGTCTTTGAGCATATAGATATCAACACTCCTTCATTACTG TCACCCCAAGCAGGCACAAAAGAAAAGACTCTCTGTTGCTGGTTCTGTACCTCAGGCCCAATATCCTTAAGTGCCAAAATTGAAAGGAAGGGCTATACCCCAG gtGAATCAATTCAGATATTTGCTGAGATTGAGAACTGCTCTTCCCGAATGGTAGTGCCAAAGGCAGCCATTTACCAAACACAGGCCTTCTATGccaaagggaaaatgaaggaagTAAAACAGCTTGTGGCTAACTTGCGTGGGGAATCCTTATCATCTGGAAAGACAGATACGTGGAATGGAAAGTTGCTGAAAATTCCACCAGTTTCTCCCTCTATCCTCGACTGTAGCATAATTCGTGTGGAATATTCACTAATG GTATATGTGGATATTCCTGGAGCtatggatttatttcttaatttgccCCTTGTCATTGGTACCATTCCTCTACACCCGTTTGGTAGCAGAACCTCAAGTGTAAGCAGTCAGTGTAGCATGAATATGAACTGGCTTGGTTTATCCCTACGTGAAAGACCTGAAG CACCACCCAGCTATGCAGAAGTGGTAACAGAGGAACAAAGGCGGAACAATCTTGCACCAGTGAGTGCTTGTGATGACTTTGAGAGAGCGCTTCAAGGACCACTGTTTGCATATATCCAGGAGTTTCGGTTCTTGCCTCCACCTCTTTATTCAGAA attgatcCAAATCCTGATCAGTCAGCAGATGATAGACCATCCTGCCCCTCTCGTTGA